One window of Camelina sativa cultivar DH55 chromosome 4, Cs, whole genome shotgun sequence genomic DNA carries:
- the LOC104779478 gene encoding 21 kDa protein-like → MVSQRHTATFLFFTTTFLFISRSISAVRLPPRPNTTTTNDLDFIRTSCNATLYPDVCFTSLASYASAVQDSPGRLAKLAIGVSLSQAKSTAAYLSKLSRSAAVITSVGDGHQTASSVIRDCVSNVEDAVDEMRGSLRQLRDMNGKGGVPAARRSVETFRFQMSNVQTWMSAALTDEDTCTDGFEDMDEGGLIKTTVCDRLEEVKRLTSNALALVNTYANNGAP, encoded by the coding sequence ATGGTAAGCCAAAGACACACGGCGACGTTTCTCTTCTTTACCACTACCTTTCTTTTCATTTCCAGATCAATCTCAGCCGTCCGTTTGCCTCCACGACCAAACACTACAACAACCAACGATCTTGATTTCATCCGAACAAGCTGCAACGCCACCCTATATCCAGACGTATGCTTCACGTCACTCGCCAGCTACGCCTCCGCCGTACAAGACAGTCCGGGGAGGCTAGCCAAGCTCGCAATCGGCGTTTCACTTTCGCAAGCCAAATCCACGGCGGCTTATCTTTCCAAACTCTCACGCTCTGCCGCCGTGATTACCTCTGTCGGTGATGGCCACCAAACTGCTTCCTCCGTAATCCGCGACTGCGTTTCGAACGTTGAAGACGCGGTGGACGAGATGAGAGGATCTCTACGACAGCTACGCGACATGAACGGCAAAGGTGGAGTCCCGGCGGCTCGGAGGTCGGTGGAAACGTTTAGGTTTCAGATGAGTAACGTGCAGACGTGGATGAGTGCAGCATTGACGGATGAGGACACGTGTACGGATGGATTTGAAGATATGGACGAAGGAGGATTGATTAAGACGACCGTTTGTGACCGGCTCGAGGAAGTGAAGAGGTTAACGAGTAATGCTCTTGCTCTTGTGAACACTTATGCCAACAATGGAGCTccatga
- the LOC104779477 gene encoding HMG-Y-related protein A-like produces MTTAENEIDLQQNDPVAFSLPPYPKMIMDAIEASNDANGCNKTTISKHIESTQITLPPSHNTLLNYHLNHMKQTGQLVIVKNNYMKPNPNGPPKRGRGRPPKPKPDVVPSHAAAVPAPPASPPRPRGRPPKSKESQPETKAKAAPSGSGRPRGRPPKKQKTESETEAPKAQPEGERRGRGRPPKVKPAMVPVGC; encoded by the exons ATGACGACGGCGGAGAACGAAATCGATCTTCAACAGAATGATCCAGTGGCCTTCTCTCTCCCTCCGTATCCTAAG ATGATAATGGACGCGATTGAAGCATCAAACGACGCGAACGGATGCAACAAAACGACGATATCGAAACACATCGAATCGACTCAGATCACTCTGCCTCCGTCTCACAACACGCTTCTCAATTACCACCTCAACCACATGAAACAAACAGGCCAGCTCGTGATTGTCAAAAACAATTACATGAAACCAAATCCAAACGGTCCTCCCAAGCGAGGCCGTGGCCGTCCTCCCAAACCTAAACCCGATGTCGTTCCTAGCCACGCGGCGGCTGTTCCAGCTCCGCCTGCTTCTCCACCGAGGCCTCGCGGTCGTCCTCCCAAATCCAAAGAGTCTCAACCAGAGACTAAAGCGAAGGCGGCACCGAGTGGTTCGGGGAGGCCACGTGGACGACCGCCGAAGAAGCAGAAGACGGAATCAGAGACTGAAGCACCAAAGGCTCAGCCTGAAGGTGAGCGTAGAGGTCGTGGAAGGCCACCTAAGGTGAAACCAGCCATGGTGCCTGTTGGTTGTTAA